Proteins co-encoded in one Enterobacter sp. R4-368 genomic window:
- the deoB gene encoding phosphopentomutase, with protein MKRAFIMVLDSFGIGATEDAERFGDVGSDTLGHIAEVCAKGEADTGRKGPLNLPNLTRLGLAKAHEGATGFIPAGMDANAEITGAYAWAHELSSGKDTPSGHWEIAGVPVLFDWGYFSDTENSFPQELLDKLVKRANLPGYLGNCHSSGTVILDQLGEEHMKTGKPIFYTSADSVFQIACHEETFGLDKLYELCEIAREELTEGGYNIGRVIARPFVGDKAGNFQRTGNRHDLAVEPPSATVLQKLVEEKDGHVVSVGKIADIYANCGITKKVKATGLDALFDATIKEMKEAGDKTIVFTNFVDFDSSWGHRRDVAGYAAGLELFDRRLPELMELVGEDDILILTADHGCDPTWKGTDHTREHIPVLVYGPKVKPGSLGHRDTFADIGQTIAKYFGVSDMEYGKAMF; from the coding sequence ATGAAACGTGCATTTATTATGGTGCTGGACTCTTTCGGCATCGGCGCGACCGAAGACGCGGAGCGCTTTGGCGACGTGGGTTCCGATACCCTCGGTCACATCGCTGAAGTTTGCGCGAAAGGTGAAGCCGACACCGGGCGCAAAGGCCCGCTGAATTTACCCAATCTGACCCGTCTGGGTCTGGCGAAGGCGCACGAAGGCGCAACAGGTTTTATTCCTGCCGGGATGGACGCCAACGCGGAAATCACTGGTGCTTACGCATGGGCGCATGAGCTATCTTCCGGGAAAGATACGCCGTCAGGCCACTGGGAAATCGCCGGTGTGCCGGTGCTGTTCGACTGGGGCTACTTTAGCGACACCGAGAATAGCTTCCCGCAGGAACTGCTGGATAAGCTGGTGAAACGCGCTAATCTGCCGGGTTATCTTGGCAACTGCCACTCGTCCGGTACGGTGATCCTTGACCAGCTCGGCGAAGAGCACATGAAAACCGGCAAGCCGATTTTCTACACCTCTGCCGATTCGGTGTTCCAGATTGCCTGCCACGAAGAGACCTTTGGTCTGGATAAGCTGTATGAGCTGTGCGAAATCGCGCGTGAAGAGCTGACCGAAGGCGGCTACAACATTGGCCGCGTGATTGCGCGTCCATTTGTTGGCGATAAAGCAGGTAATTTCCAGCGTACCGGTAACCGCCATGACCTGGCCGTTGAACCACCGTCAGCCACCGTGCTGCAAAAACTGGTCGAAGAGAAAGATGGCCACGTGGTTTCGGTCGGTAAAATTGCCGATATCTATGCCAACTGCGGCATCACCAAAAAAGTGAAAGCCACCGGCCTGGATGCGCTGTTTGACGCCACCATCAAAGAGATGAAAGAAGCCGGTGATAAGACCATCGTCTTTACTAACTTCGTCGATTTTGACTCATCATGGGGCCATCGTCGCGACGTGGCGGGTTATGCGGCCGGGCTTGAGTTGTTTGACCGTCGCCTGCCGGAACTGATGGAATTGGTTGGCGAAGACGACATCCTGATCCTTACCGCCGATCACGGCTGCGATCCGACCTGGAAAGGCACTGACCACACCCGCGAGCATATTCCGGTGCTGGTCTACGGCCCGAAAGTGAAACCGGGCTCGCTGGGTCACCGTGACACCTTTGCGGATATTGGTCAGACGATTGCGAAGTACTTCGGCGTCTCTGATATGGAATATGGCAAGGCCATGTTCTGA
- the deoD gene encoding purine-nucleoside phosphorylase encodes MATPHINAEMGDFADVVLMPGDPLRAKHIAETFLEDYREVNNVRGMLGYTGTYKGRKISVMGHGMGIPSCSIYTKELITDFGVKKIIRVGSCGAVRMDVQLRDIVIGMGACTDSKVNRMRFKDHDFAAIADFDMVRNAVDAAKALGVDARVGNLFSADLFYSPDGEMFDVMEKYGILGVEMEAAGIYGVAAEFGAKALTICTVSDHIRTHEQTTSAERQTTFNDMIKIALESVLLGDKA; translated from the coding sequence ATGGCTACCCCACATATTAATGCCGAAATGGGCGATTTCGCTGACGTAGTGTTGATGCCGGGCGACCCGCTGCGTGCAAAACATATTGCGGAAACTTTCCTCGAAGACTACCGCGAAGTGAACAACGTGCGCGGCATGCTGGGTTACACCGGCACCTACAAAGGCCGCAAAATTTCTGTTATGGGCCACGGTATGGGGATCCCGTCCTGCTCCATCTACACCAAAGAGCTGATCACCGATTTCGGCGTGAAAAAAATCATTCGTGTCGGCTCCTGCGGCGCAGTGCGTATGGACGTGCAATTGCGTGACATCGTGATTGGGATGGGTGCCTGCACCGACTCCAAAGTGAACCGTATGCGTTTCAAAGATCACGATTTCGCAGCGATTGCTGATTTCGATATGGTGCGTAACGCGGTTGATGCGGCAAAAGCACTGGGCGTAGACGCGCGCGTGGGTAACCTGTTCTCCGCCGATCTGTTCTACTCCCCGGACGGTGAAATGTTCGACGTGATGGAAAAATACGGCATCCTGGGCGTGGAAATGGAAGCGGCAGGCATTTACGGCGTAGCGGCGGAATTCGGTGCGAAAGCGCTGACCATCTGCACCGTTTCCGACCATATTCGTACGCACGAGCAGACCACTTCCGCTGAGCGTCAGACCACGTTCAACGATATGATCAAAATTGCGCTGGAATCTGTCCTGCTGGGCGATAAAGCGTAA
- the lplA gene encoding lipoate--protein ligase LplA, which yields MSTLRLLISDSYDPWFNLAVEECIFRQMPATQRVLFLWRNADTVVIGRAQNPWKECNTRRMEEDNVRLARRSSGGGAVFHDLGNTCFTFMAGKPEYDKTISTSIVLNALNSLGVTAEASGRNDLVVKTAEGDRKVSGSAYRETKDRGFHHGTLLLNADLSRLANYLNPDKKKLQAKGITSVRGRVANLVELLPGITHQQICEAITEAFFAHYGERVTAEVISPDKTPDLPNFAETFARQSSWEWNFGQAPAFSHLLDERFTWGGVELHFDVEKGHITRTQVFTDSLNPAPLEALAARLQGCLYRADMLAQECDALLVDFPEQEQELRELSAWIASAVR from the coding sequence ATGTCGACGCTTCGTCTGCTTATCTCTGACTCGTACGATCCCTGGTTCAACCTGGCGGTGGAAGAGTGTATTTTCCGCCAGATGCCCGCCACGCAACGCGTACTGTTCTTATGGCGCAACGCGGACACGGTGGTGATTGGGCGGGCGCAAAACCCGTGGAAAGAGTGCAATACTCGCCGCATGGAAGAAGATAACGTGCGGCTGGCAAGGCGCAGTAGCGGCGGCGGCGCGGTGTTCCACGACCTCGGCAATACCTGTTTCACTTTCATGGCGGGAAAGCCGGAATACGACAAAACCATCTCCACGTCGATTGTGCTTAATGCTCTGAATTCACTAGGCGTTACCGCAGAAGCTTCCGGGCGCAACGACCTGGTGGTGAAAACGGCGGAAGGCGATCGTAAAGTGTCCGGTTCTGCCTACCGGGAAACCAAAGATCGTGGCTTCCACCATGGCACGTTGTTGCTGAATGCCGATCTCAGCCGCCTGGCCAATTACCTCAACCCGGACAAGAAAAAGCTGCAAGCCAAAGGCATTACGTCGGTGCGTGGGCGCGTGGCGAATCTGGTGGAGTTGCTGCCGGGCATTACCCATCAGCAAATCTGTGAAGCGATCACTGAAGCCTTCTTCGCTCACTATGGCGAACGGGTTACGGCGGAGGTTATCTCGCCGGATAAAACCCCGGACTTGCCCAATTTTGCCGAAACCTTTGCCCGCCAGAGCAGCTGGGAGTGGAATTTCGGCCAGGCCCCGGCGTTCAGCCATCTGTTGGATGAACGTTTTACCTGGGGCGGCGTGGAGCTCCATTTTGATGTGGAAAAAGGGCACATCACCCGCACGCAGGTGTTTACCGACAGCCTGAACCCCGCGCCGTTAGAAGCGCTGGCGGCACGTTTGCAGGGCTGCCTCTACCGCGCGGATATGCTGGCGCAGGAGTGTGATGCACTGTTAGTCGATTTTCCGGAGCAGGAACAAGAACTTCGCGAGCTTTCCGCATGGATTGCAAGCGCAGTACGTTAG
- a CDS encoding YtjB family periplasmic protein produces the protein MARAKLKFRLHRAVIVLICLALLVALMQGASWFSQSHQRQRNPQFEELARTLARQVTLNLTPLMRTETPDEKRINVVLRQLTEESRILDAGVYDAQGDLIARSGESIDVRDRLALDGKKAGGYFNQQIVEPIQGKSGPLGYLRLTLDTHTLATEAKQVDNTTNILRLMLLLSLAIGVVLTRTLLQGKRTRWQQSPFLLTANKSVPEEEEQQKKESL, from the coding sequence ATGGCTCGCGCAAAACTTAAATTTCGGCTGCATCGCGCCGTAATCGTCCTCATCTGTCTGGCACTGCTGGTCGCGCTGATGCAGGGCGCATCCTGGTTCAGCCAAAGCCATCAGCGTCAGCGCAATCCGCAGTTTGAAGAGCTGGCGAGAACGCTGGCGCGCCAGGTGACGCTGAATCTCACGCCGCTGATGCGCACAGAAACCCCGGACGAAAAACGGATCAACGTCGTGCTGCGCCAGCTCACCGAAGAGAGCCGCATTCTGGATGCAGGGGTGTACGATGCGCAAGGCGATCTGATCGCGCGCTCCGGCGAAAGTATTGATGTGCGCGACAGGCTGGCGCTGGACGGCAAAAAAGCAGGCGGCTATTTCAACCAGCAAATTGTTGAGCCGATTCAGGGAAAGAGCGGCCCGCTTGGCTACCTGCGCCTTACGCTGGATACGCACACGCTGGCGACAGAAGCCAAACAGGTGGATAACACCACCAATATTCTGCGCCTGATGTTGCTGCTGTCGCTGGCCATTGGCGTAGTGCTGACGCGCACCCTGTTGCAGGGCAAACGCACGCGCTGGCAGCAGTCGCCGTTTTTGCTGACGGCCAACAAATCCGTACCGGAAGAAGAAGAGCAGCAAAAGAAAGAGTCGCTCTGA
- the serB gene encoding phosphoserine phosphatase, which yields MPNSLTWCDLPDDVSQWPGLPLSLSGDEVMPLDYHAGRSGWLLYARNLDKQRLTTYQRKLGAAMVIVAAWSVDDYQVLRLAGSLTPRATRLAHDEGMDVAPLGKIPHLRSPGLLVMDMDSTAIQIECIDEIAKLAGTGEMVAEVTERAMRGELDFAASLRSRVATLKGADANILLQVREKLPLMPGLVQLVLKLETLGWKVAIASGGFTFFADYLRDKLHLTAAVANELEIMDGKFTGQVLGDIVDAQFKANTLKQLAEKYEIAPEQTVAIGDGANDLPMIKAAGLGIAFHAKPKVNEKAEVTIRHADLMGVFCILSGSINKK from the coding sequence ATGCCTAATAGTTTGACCTGGTGCGATCTGCCCGATGATGTTTCTCAGTGGCCGGGATTGCCGCTCTCTTTAAGTGGTGATGAGGTAATGCCTCTGGACTATCACGCTGGTCGCAGCGGCTGGCTACTGTACGCACGTAATCTGGATAAGCAACGTCTGACGACCTATCAGCGCAAATTGGGTGCAGCAATGGTGATTGTTGCCGCGTGGAGCGTTGACGATTATCAGGTTCTTCGTCTGGCGGGTTCGTTGACGCCGCGCGCGACGCGCCTGGCCCACGACGAAGGTATGGACGTCGCCCCGCTGGGGAAAATCCCGCATCTGCGCTCGCCAGGGCTGCTGGTGATGGACATGGACTCCACCGCCATTCAAATCGAGTGCATTGATGAAATCGCTAAACTTGCCGGCACCGGCGAAATGGTGGCGGAAGTGACCGAACGGGCGATGCGCGGCGAACTCGATTTTGCCGCCAGCCTGCGCAGCCGTGTGGCGACGCTGAAAGGCGCGGACGCCAATATTTTGCTGCAAGTACGCGAAAAACTGCCGTTAATGCCAGGCCTTGTGCAACTGGTGTTGAAGCTGGAAACATTGGGCTGGAAAGTAGCCATCGCCTCGGGCGGCTTTACTTTCTTTGCCGATTATCTGCGCGACAAGCTGCATTTAACGGCGGCAGTTGCCAACGAACTTGAGATCATGGACGGTAAATTCACCGGCCAGGTATTAGGCGATATCGTGGATGCGCAGTTCAAAGCCAACACGCTGAAGCAACTGGCTGAAAAGTATGAAATCGCGCCGGAGCAAACGGTGGCGATTGGCGATGGCGCGAACGATTTGCCGATGATCAAAGCCGCCGGGCTTGGCATCGCGTTTCATGCCAAACCCAAAGTGAATGAGAAGGCGGAAGTCACTATTCGCCACGCCGATCTGATGGGCGTATTTTGTATTCTTTCCGGCAGCATTAATAAGAAGTAG
- the radA gene encoding DNA repair protein RadA, translated as MAKAPKRAFVCNECGADYPRWQGQCSACHAWNTITEVRVAASPTVARNERLSGYAGSAGVSKVQKLADISLEELPRFSTGFKEFDRVLGGGVVPGSAILIGGNPGAGKSTLLLQTLCKLAEQMKTLYVTGEESLQQVAMRAHRLGLPTGNLNMLSETSIEQICMIAEEEQPKLMVIDSIQVMHMADIQSSPGSVAQVRETAAYLTRFAKTRGVAIVMVGHVTKDGSLAGPKVLEHCIDCSVLLDGDADSRFRTLRSHKNRFGAVNELGVFAMTEQGLREVSNPSAIFLSRGDEVTSGSSVMVVWEGTRPLLVEIQALVDHSMMSNPRRVAVGLEQNRLAILLAVLHRHGGLQMADQDVFVNVVGGVKVTETSADLALLLAMVSSLRDRPLPQDLVVFGEVGLAGEIRPVPSGQERISEAAKHGFRRAIVPAANVPKKVPEGMQIFGVKKLADALSVFDDL; from the coding sequence GTGGCGAAAGCTCCCAAACGCGCGTTTGTCTGTAATGAATGCGGTGCGGATTATCCGCGCTGGCAGGGGCAGTGCAGCGCCTGTCACGCATGGAACACCATTACGGAAGTGCGTGTTGCCGCTTCGCCCACCGTGGCGCGTAATGAGCGTCTTTCCGGTTATGCGGGGAGCGCTGGCGTATCAAAAGTGCAGAAGCTGGCGGATATCAGCCTCGAAGAGCTACCGCGTTTTTCCACCGGTTTTAAAGAGTTTGATCGCGTGCTCGGCGGCGGTGTTGTGCCCGGTAGCGCGATTCTGATTGGCGGCAACCCCGGTGCGGGGAAATCCACGTTGTTGTTGCAGACGTTGTGTAAGCTCGCCGAGCAGATGAAAACGTTGTATGTCACTGGCGAAGAGTCATTACAGCAGGTAGCGATGCGCGCGCACCGTCTGGGGCTGCCGACCGGCAATCTCAATATGCTGTCGGAAACCAGCATCGAACAAATCTGCATGATCGCCGAAGAGGAACAACCGAAGCTGATGGTGATCGACTCGATTCAGGTCATGCACATGGCCGATATTCAGTCGTCGCCCGGCAGTGTGGCGCAGGTGCGTGAAACGGCGGCCTATCTGACGCGCTTTGCGAAAACGCGCGGTGTGGCGATTGTGATGGTCGGCCACGTCACCAAAGATGGCTCGCTGGCGGGACCAAAGGTGCTTGAACACTGTATTGACTGCTCGGTGCTGCTCGACGGCGATGCGGATTCGCGTTTTCGCACCTTGCGCAGCCATAAAAACCGTTTCGGCGCGGTTAACGAACTCGGCGTATTCGCCATGACCGAGCAGGGGCTACGTGAAGTCAGCAACCCGTCGGCGATTTTCTTAAGTCGCGGCGATGAAGTCACCTCCGGCAGTTCGGTGATGGTGGTGTGGGAAGGCACACGCCCGCTGTTAGTTGAAATTCAGGCGCTGGTGGATCATTCGATGATGTCAAACCCGCGCCGTGTGGCGGTGGGACTGGAGCAAAACCGTCTGGCGATTCTGTTGGCGGTGCTGCATCGCCACGGCGGCTTGCAGATGGCGGATCAGGATGTGTTCGTCAACGTGGTCGGCGGGGTCAAAGTGACCGAAACCAGCGCCGATTTAGCGCTGTTGCTGGCGATGGTTTCCAGCCTGCGTGACCGGCCGTTACCGCAGGATTTAGTGGTGTTTGGCGAAGTCGGGCTGGCAGGCGAAATTCGCCCGGTGCCCAGCGGCCAGGAGCGCATTTCGGAGGCCGCGAAGCATGGCTTCCGTCGTGCGATAGTTCCGGCAGCGAATGTGCCGAAAAAAGTGCCTGAAGGAATGCAAATTTTCGGCGTGAAAAAGCTCGCGGATGCGCTAAGTGTCTTTGACGACTTATAA
- the nadR gene encoding multifunctional transcriptional regulator/nicotinamide-nucleotide adenylyltransferase/ribosylnicotinamide kinase NadR: MSSFDYLKTAIRQKGCTLQQVADASGMTKGYLSQLLNAKIKSPSAQKLEALHRFLDLEFPRRQKSIGVVFGKFYPLHTGHIYLIQRACSQVDELHIILGYDETRDRELFEDSAMSQQPTVSDRLRWLLQTFKYQKNIRIHAFNEEGMEPYPHGWDVWSKGIKAFMTEKGITPNWIYTSEEADAPQYRQHLGIEAVLVDPKRTFMNISGSQIRENPFRYWDYIPTEVKPFFVRTVAILGGESSGKSTLVNKLANIFNTTSAWEYGRDYVFSHLGGDEIALQYSDYDKIALGHAQYIDFAVKYANKVAFIDTDFVTTQAFCKKYEGREHPFVQALIDEYRFDLVILLENNTPWVNDGLRSLGSSVDRKEFQDLLVSMLRENNIEYVRVEAADYDSRFLQCVELVKQLMGP; encoded by the coding sequence ATGTCGTCATTCGACTACTTAAAAACCGCGATTCGCCAGAAAGGCTGCACGTTACAGCAGGTAGCCGATGCCAGCGGTATGACCAAAGGCTATTTGAGCCAGCTGCTGAATGCCAAAATTAAGAGCCCCAGTGCGCAAAAACTTGAGGCTCTGCACCGCTTTCTCGATCTTGAGTTTCCCCGTCGGCAGAAAAGCATTGGCGTGGTTTTCGGCAAGTTTTACCCGCTGCACACTGGTCATATCTACTTGATCCAGCGCGCCTGTAGCCAGGTGGATGAACTGCATATCATCCTTGGTTATGACGAAACCCGCGATCGCGAGTTGTTTGAAGACAGCGCGATGTCCCAACAGCCGACGGTAAGTGATCGCTTGCGTTGGCTGCTACAGACCTTTAAGTACCAGAAAAATATCCGTATTCATGCCTTTAACGAAGAGGGGATGGAGCCGTATCCGCACGGCTGGGATGTCTGGAGTAAAGGCATCAAAGCGTTTATGACCGAAAAAGGGATCACGCCAAACTGGATTTACACCTCCGAAGAGGCTGATGCGCCGCAGTATCGGCAACATCTGGGAATTGAAGCGGTGCTGGTCGATCCAAAGCGTACCTTTATGAATATCAGCGGTTCGCAAATCCGCGAGAACCCCTTCCGTTACTGGGATTATATTCCGACTGAGGTAAAGCCCTTTTTTGTGCGCACGGTGGCGATTCTGGGCGGAGAATCCAGCGGTAAATCAACATTGGTAAATAAGCTCGCCAATATCTTCAATACCACCAGCGCATGGGAATATGGCCGCGATTACGTCTTTTCTCATCTTGGTGGTGACGAAATTGCGCTGCAATATTCTGATTATGACAAAATTGCCCTCGGACATGCGCAGTACATCGATTTTGCCGTGAAGTACGCCAATAAAGTGGCGTTTATCGATACGGATTTTGTCACCACGCAGGCGTTCTGCAAAAAATATGAAGGCCGCGAGCACCCTTTTGTTCAGGCTTTAATTGATGAATATCGTTTTGATCTGGTGATCCTGCTGGAAAATAATACGCCGTGGGTGAATGATGGCCTGAGAAGCCTCGGCAGTTCAGTCGATCGCAAGGAGTTTCAGGATTTATTGGTGTCGATGCTGCGGGAAAATAATATCGAGTATGTACGTGTTGAAGCCGCAGATTATGACTCGCGTTTTTTACAGTGCGTCGAACTGGTTAAACAGTTAATGGGGCCGTAG
- the ettA gene encoding energy-dependent translational throttle protein EttA yields MAQFVYTMHRVGKVVPPKRHILKNISLSFFPGAKIGVLGLNGAGKSTLLRIMAGIDKDIEGEARPQPGIKIGYLPQEPQLNPEQTVRESVEEAVSEVVGALKRLDEVYALYADPEADFDKLAAEQGKLEEIIQAHDGHNLNVQLERAADALRLPDWDAKIANLSGGERRRVALCRLLLEKPDMLLLDEPTNHLDAESVAWLERFLHDFEGTVVAITHDRYFLDNVAGWILELDRGEGIPWEGNYSSWLEQKDQRLAQEASQEAARRKSIEKELEWVRQGAKGRQSKGKARLARFEELNSTEYQKRNETNELFIPPGPRLGDKVVEVSNLSKSYGDRQLIDGLSFSVPKGAIVGIIGPNGAGKSTLFRMMSGQEQPDGGTITLGETVKLASVDQFRDAMDNSKTVWEEVSGGLDIMRIGNTEMPSRAYVGRFNFKGTDQGKRVGELSGGERGRLHLAKLLQVGGNMLLLDEPTNDLDIETLRALENALLEFPGCAMVISHDRWFLDRIATHILDYQDEGKVEFFEGNFTEYEEYKKRTLGADALEPKRIKYKRIAK; encoded by the coding sequence GTGGCTCAATTCGTATATACCATGCATCGTGTCGGCAAAGTTGTCCCGCCGAAACGTCATATTCTGAAAAATATCTCGCTAAGCTTCTTCCCGGGCGCAAAAATCGGCGTGCTGGGTCTTAACGGTGCCGGTAAGTCTACCCTGCTGCGCATCATGGCCGGCATCGATAAAGACATCGAAGGTGAAGCCCGCCCACAGCCTGGCATTAAGATCGGTTACCTGCCGCAGGAACCACAGTTGAACCCGGAGCAGACCGTACGTGAATCGGTTGAAGAAGCCGTATCCGAAGTGGTCGGGGCCCTGAAACGTCTGGATGAAGTGTATGCGCTGTATGCCGATCCAGAAGCGGATTTCGACAAGCTGGCGGCAGAACAAGGCAAGCTGGAAGAGATTATCCAGGCGCATGACGGTCATAACCTGAATGTGCAACTGGAACGCGCCGCCGACGCGCTGCGCCTGCCGGACTGGGACGCAAAGATTGCCAATCTTTCTGGTGGTGAACGCCGCCGCGTCGCGCTGTGCCGTCTGCTGCTGGAAAAGCCAGATATGCTGCTGCTCGACGAACCGACTAACCACCTGGACGCCGAATCCGTTGCCTGGCTGGAGCGCTTCCTGCACGACTTCGAAGGCACCGTGGTGGCGATTACCCACGACCGTTACTTCCTCGATAACGTCGCCGGTTGGATCCTCGAACTTGACCGCGGTGAAGGTATTCCGTGGGAAGGCAACTACTCTTCCTGGCTGGAACAGAAAGATCAGCGTCTGGCGCAGGAAGCCTCTCAGGAAGCGGCACGTCGTAAATCCATTGAGAAAGAGCTGGAGTGGGTGCGTCAGGGCGCGAAAGGCCGTCAATCTAAGGGCAAAGCCCGTCTGGCGCGCTTTGAAGAGCTCAACAGCACTGAATACCAGAAACGTAACGAAACCAACGAACTGTTTATTCCACCGGGACCTCGCCTGGGCGATAAAGTGGTTGAAGTCAGCAACCTCAGCAAGTCTTACGGCGATCGCCAGCTGATTGATGGCCTGTCCTTCTCCGTGCCGAAAGGCGCGATTGTCGGCATTATCGGGCCGAACGGCGCCGGTAAATCGACGCTGTTCCGCATGATGTCTGGTCAGGAGCAGCCTGATGGCGGCACCATTACACTGGGTGAAACCGTCAAACTGGCCTCGGTTGATCAGTTCCGCGACGCGATGGATAACAGCAAAACCGTGTGGGAAGAAGTTTCCGGCGGGCTGGACATTATGCGCATCGGTAACACCGAAATGCCGAGCCGCGCGTACGTTGGCCGCTTCAACTTTAAAGGCACCGACCAGGGTAAACGCGTGGGCGAGTTGTCCGGCGGTGAGCGCGGTCGTCTGCATCTGGCAAAACTGTTACAGGTTGGCGGCAACATGCTGCTGCTTGATGAACCGACCAACGACCTGGATATCGAGACCCTGCGCGCGCTGGAAAACGCCCTGCTTGAATTCCCGGGCTGCGCGATGGTTATCTCGCACGACCGCTGGTTCCTTGACCGTATCGCCACCCATATTCTGGATTACCAGGATGAGGGCAAAGTGGAGTTTTTTGAAGGCAACTTCACCGAATACGAAGAGTATAAGAAACGCACGCTGGGCGCAGATGCGCTGGAGCCGAAGCGTATTAAGTACAAACGTATCGCCAAATAA